AGATTGACCCGGCAGCTTTCTGACAGTTACAATAACCATAATGCTTCCTGAGTAACTGTAAAATGAAAATCTGCTGAGGAAAATCAAAATGTAATGCAAACACAATTATGGCAAAAGAAGTAGCAGGAATTATCAAATTACAGATAAAAGGTGGTGCAGCGAATCCTTCACCGCCTGTTGGTCCTGCTCTGGGTTCCAAGGGTGTAAACATCATGGAATTTTGCAAGCAGTTTAATGCAAGAACCCAGAGTAGTGCCGGAAAGCTGCTTCCGGTTATCATTACGGTATATTCTGACAAATCGTTTGATTTTATCGTAAAGAACCCACCGGTGGCAGTTCAGCTCCTGGAAGCCGCTCAGATCAAATCCGGTTCGCCTGAACCCAACCGTAACAAGGTTGGTTCGGTTACCTGGGAACAGGTACGTGCA
This DNA window, taken from Bacteroidales bacterium, encodes the following:
- the rplK gene encoding 50S ribosomal protein L11, producing MAKEVAGIIKLQIKGGAANPSPPVGPALGSKGVNIMEFCKQFNARTQSSAGKLLPVIITVYSDKSFDFIVKNPPVAVQLLEAAQIKSGSPEPNRNKVGSVTWEQVRAIAESKMPDLNCFTIESAMKMVAGTARSMGITIKGEDPFSKQKTS